A stretch of DNA from Thiothrix subterranea:
TCAGTCATCGTGGCATTTTCCATATCGCGGAAGTTTAAGAAGCGCGTCCCTGTTTCTGAATATCCCTCTAGGGGTAACACTGACACCCCGGCGGGCTATTTCAGAACACAGACCAGAATGCGCTAAGATTAAAACCCAATTTTACGTTCAAGGAGATTCCCGTGTCACAAATCGATAATGAGTCTATGGATTTCGCCAGCGGCATGGCCGCATTTGAAGCCAAGCATTTCTCGCGAGCTATGCAAATGCTGTCGCCGTTCGCGGATCAAGGCGATAAGGTCGCACAACACCTGTGCGCCATTATGCATCAAAACGGTCTCGGCACGGTGCGCAATGATGCCAAAGCGTTTGCCCTGATGAAAGCTTCAGCGGAACAAGGTTACGGCTTAGCCCAACACGGCATGGGGTTTATGCACCTAGAAGGCGAATGCGCAGAGAAAAACGGTGCAGAAGCTGCCAAATGGTTTCGCCTAGCCGGTGCGCAAGGGCTACAAGGCTCTCTCACCACACTCGCCCTCATGTACCAGCAAGGCAACGGTGTTCCGCAAGATGAGGCAGAAGCCAAGCGCCTCTACAAACTCGCGGGCTTCGATGACCTAGGGTGAAAACTGGGACAAACTGAACGGGGGATTAAGCACTATAATCCCTAAAAATCAATAAAATAGACACATTAATAAAATTAATGAATTAAGTACTGATTCAGCCCAAACCCGTAAGATGCACGGCATGGATGACGGGCGCACAATAACAACAATAAGCCTTGGCTAACGATGGAACGGTTATGAAAAAGCCAGTCGGCCTGCACGTTAAGAACGTCAGACCGACCATTAACTTAACCATCTGAGCGTGGGTGAGCAGACCCTTAACAGATGAGAATCATAACAATAATACGTTCATGCAATGTGTACCGAGCAACAAGAATAACAACAAACGCTCGGTTTTTCTTTTTTCCCGACGAAGTGTATTATTTTAATACAAGTCTCAAGCGGCTTGCACTGCAATTTGCCCCGCCGTATGCGTTACCCGATTTTGAGCATCCACATACACCAATTGTGGCTTGTGCAGACCCGCTTCTGCTTCAGCAAAGCTGGCATACGTACAAATAATAATCAAATCACCGGTACTGGCCTTATGCGCCGCTGCACCATTGATCGAAATAATTCCACTACCCGCTTCCGCACGAATGGCATACGTGGAAAAACGTTCACCATTGGTAATGTTGTAAATATGCAGTTGCTCGTATTCACGAATATTGCCGATACGTAACAAATTATCGTCAATCGCACAGGAACCTTCATAGTCCAACTCAGCATGAGTGACGGTAACACGGTGCAGTTTGGATTTGAGAAGCGACAGCTCCATTAGCGATTCCTCCGGTAACAATCAAGCAGTAGTATTCTGCGCAATACTATTATGATGTTTCTGTTAATTTTTTCAATGTTAAGGGGATATTATCTATCAAGCGAGCTTTGCCCAGCCATGCCGAACCTAGCACCACCAAATTTTCATCCCCCACTTGCGCGGGTAACAAATCCACTGTGCGCCGAATTTCCACATAGTCCGGTTGGAAACCGCGTGATACCAGTGCCTGCATTGCCTCGGCCTGTAAAGCAGCGTAATCCTGCCTAGATTTGTGCAGCGCGTCAACCACTTCCCGTAAGGTCAACTGCAATCCGGCGGCAAGTTTCCGCTCAGCGGTGGTGAGGTAGCCATTGCGCGAACTCATGGCCAATCCGTCAGCCTCTCGCACTGTCGGCAAACCTTCGATATGAATGTCCATATCCAGATCGCGCACCATCTGGCGGATCACCATCAACTGCTGAAAATCCTTCTCGCCAAACACCGCCACATCCGGCTGCACCAGATGAAACAGCTTGCAAACCACGGTAGAAACGCCGGTAAAATGACCGGGGCGCGATGCGCCTTCTAATAGTTCACTGACACCCGGCACTTCAACCTTCGTCGCCAGCCCACCGGTGGGATACATCAGCGCAGGCGTTGGCGTAAACACCAAATCCGCCCCACCCGCTTGCAACTTGCTGCAATCTTCCGCCAGAGTACGCGGATACGCTGCCAAATCTTCTTTACGGTCAAATTGGGTCGGGTTCACAAAAATGGATACCACCACTTTGCTGCCGAGTTCCTGCGCTCGTTTCACCAAGGCAATATGCCCTGCGTGTAAGTTGCCCATCGTCGGCACAAACGCAATGGTTTCGCCCGCCCTGCGCCAGCTTTTGAGTTCTTCACGCAGTGCGTCAATGGCTTGAACAATAATCATGGGATGCTCTTTAGAAAAAACAGTGTTGATCGGCGGGGAATGTGCTCGCTTTTACGGCTTGCACATACGCAGCCACGGCTTGCGGAATGGTTGCGCCCGTACCGATAAAATCTTGGGAAAATTTCGGTGCACGCGGTGAAATACCCAGCATATCGTGTAAAACCAGCACTTGCCCGTCACAGTCGCGCCCTGCTCCAATCCCGATGGTTGGAATCTCCAAGGCTTGGGTAATTTGTGCTGCCAACGCCACGGGAACGCATTCCAACACCAACATATCCGCCCCCGCCTCTTGCAGCGCAATGGCATCATCAAGCATTTGTTTGGCAACCGCTTCATCGCGACCTTGCACCCGATAACCGCCGAGTTTGTGAACCGATTGCGGTTGCAAACCCAAATGCGCACACACCGGTACGCCATGATGCGCCAGTTGTCTGACGGTAGCGACTTGCGGCGCACCGCCTTCTAATTTCACCATGTGTGCGCCGCTTTCCTGC
This window harbors:
- a CDS encoding tetratricopeptide repeat protein, producing the protein MSQIDNESMDFASGMAAFEAKHFSRAMQMLSPFADQGDKVAQHLCAIMHQNGLGTVRNDAKAFALMKASAEQGYGLAQHGMGFMHLEGECAEKNGAEAAKWFRLAGAQGLQGSLTTLALMYQQGNGVPQDEAEAKRLYKLAGFDDLG
- the panD gene encoding aspartate 1-decarboxylase; the encoded protein is MELSLLKSKLHRVTVTHAELDYEGSCAIDDNLLRIGNIREYEQLHIYNITNGERFSTYAIRAEAGSGIISINGAAAHKASTGDLIIICTYASFAEAEAGLHKPQLVYVDAQNRVTHTAGQIAVQAA
- the panC gene encoding pantoate--beta-alanine ligase, whose product is MIIVQAIDALREELKSWRRAGETIAFVPTMGNLHAGHIALVKRAQELGSKVVVSIFVNPTQFDRKEDLAAYPRTLAEDCSKLQAGGADLVFTPTPALMYPTGGLATKVEVPGVSELLEGASRPGHFTGVSTVVCKLFHLVQPDVAVFGEKDFQQLMVIRQMVRDLDMDIHIEGLPTVREADGLAMSSRNGYLTTAERKLAAGLQLTLREVVDALHKSRQDYAALQAEAMQALVSRGFQPDYVEIRRTVDLLPAQVGDENLVVLGSAWLGKARLIDNIPLTLKKLTETS
- the panB gene encoding 3-methyl-2-oxobutanoate hydroxymethyltransferase, whose product is MSTKPESRMTVTTLRKMKREGEKIVMLTAYDASFAKVLDAQGVDVILVGDSLGMVIQGHATTVPVTMDDIVYHTRAVTKTSQRALVIGDLPFMSYTSPELALRNSARLMQESGAHMVKLEGGAPQVATVRQLAHHGVPVCAHLGLQPQSVHKLGGYRVQGRDEAVAKQMLDDAIALQEAGADMLVLECVPVALAAQITQALEIPTIGIGAGRDCDGQVLVLHDMLGISPRAPKFSQDFIGTGATIPQAVAAYVQAVKASTFPADQHCFF